TGTCGGCGACCCGGTCGGATCTCAGCCCATCGCGTCGGAAACCAAAACAAAAAACCGAACGGAAGATAAGCTTGCCGCCGAACAACGCGCCATCCGACACCGGCTCGAATCATTCCACGGGAAAAGAAACGCCGACGCGATTGATTTCGCCTGGCCGTACTTGAACAGCGACGACCGTTGGCTTCGCTACGCCGCGCGGGTGGCCATCGAGTCGCAGGACGTTTCCCTGTGGCAGAAGCGCGCGCTGGAAGAAACTCGCGTCAACGCGTCCATCACCGCGTTGCTCGCGTTGGCACGCCGGGGCGATCGAAGTCAGCAAGACGGCCTGCTCCAGAGTCTTGCCCGCCTCCGACGTGAACCGCTCACCGAGGCGCAAGCCTTGGAAGCGTTGCGCGTGCTGGAACTTTGCTTCATCCGCATGGGCAGACCGGATGACGAAAATGCCGGTGCAGTCATCAAGGCGCTCTCTCGATTTTATTCGGCGCAAAGCGAATCGCAGAATCGCGAGCTTTGTCAGTTGCTGGTTTACCTCGAAGCGCCGGAGGCGATCACCAAGACGCTGGCGTTGATGGCCGCGGCACCGACCCAGGAGGAACAGATGCACTACGCGTTCGCGTTGCGCAACGCGAAGAGCGGTTGGACCGCGGAGCAACGCCGCGTTTACTTCAGTTGGTTTAACAAGGCCCTGCGCGAATACAAGGGCGGCGCCAGTTTTGCTCCTTACCTCGTCAACATCCGCCAGGATGCCATAGAGAAACTTACCGAAACTGAGCGCGCCGAACTCGCCTCCATTCTGGAAGATCGCAGGCCGGTGACCGTCACCATTCCGCCGCGTCAATTCGTAAGAGAATGGACGATGGCCGATCTTGAACCGCTGCTGCCGCAAGCGGGCGAAGGACGTTCATTCACGAAAGGCAAGGAAGCGTTCACCGCGGGTCAGTGTGTGCTCTGCCATCGCGCCGGAAACGAAGGCGGCGCCATCGGGCCGGACCTCACCGGCGTTGCAAGCCGGTTTGGCCGGCGCGATTTGCTGGATAACATTCTGTTGCCGTCGAAAGTCATTTCCGATCGCTACCAGAGTTTCGTCATCACCAAGCGCGACGGCGAAGACGTCAGCGGCTGCATCACGGAGGAAACCGACGAGAAGCTGGTTCTGATCGTGAACCCACTAGAGCAGCAGCGCGTTGAAGTGTTGAAGAAGGACATCCAATCGCGCCAGGTTTCCAAACTCTCGCAAATGCCGGAGGGCCTGCTCAATGGTTTTCAAAAGGAGGAAATCCTCGACCTGCTCGCCTATCTTGAATCAAACGGCCGGGCCGAGTCGCCGGCGTTCACCGCATTAAGTCAGTCGCCCGGTTCGATTTCCGAACCGCCAAGCCGCGAATCTCCTCCAAACAATCTCCGATAGAAGATGGGCGGAAGTCGCCCTGCAGATCCACAGCGGATTGGATTGCGACGTGTGGTTCAAGGACATGGACATTTCAGTCGATAAAGACGGAACGATGCAAGTGCTTCGGGGAGCGCGCCCGCCCCGGGCGCAGCCGAGGACGCCCTCGTCGTCGGCATTGGTCTGGGGACGAGTGAACGATTTTGTGGAATCGCCGTACGAAGCGTTCGGCGCGAGGGCGCGACCAACTGCAGCCGAGGCGGCTGCGCTCCCCAGACGCTGCGCGACTTCCGTTTTGGCTGGTGCGCGTTCGGGATTCATTTCCGGGTAAAAACCATGCTCGACTGGGATTTGCGTTCAGAATAGTGTCGGCTCATGAAGAAAGATAGACGGAAGAAGCCGGTGTCCATGTACTGTTATGCGTAGGTTTCGACTTCGTATCGTGATCACCATCGGTTTGGTGATTACTGCGCTTTACAGCGGGACATTTACCGTATGGTGGTTACGGTGTCCACGGACAGTTTATGATGTGCAAGGACAAAAAGTTCAGGTAGTCGAAAGCCACGGTAGTAGCATTCCTCTCAGCAGCGAATTCTTATGGCTTCCGGCCTGGTGGGTCTTACAGCACGTGTGCGGATATCATCCTATCAGTTTTGCCCCCACGATAAACGGCGACATAGTTTATTGGGCCAGAAATCCACCCGCCGAGTGGCGGCACCAGTGAATGCTGCACTCGAGGTTACAACAGCCACATAATACAAGGATAAGCGGAACTCGTTTGCTCGTGCCGGCTACTTTTCCGCTTTGAACGCCGAGTGCTCGGCGGGCACATTATCGTGCATGTCAATGGTCACAAGACCGCTGGTTCACTCACAACACCGCGCCAGGCTTTGCAGATGGTCAATTGAACGCTCCGCCTGTTCCAGAGCGATTTCATCTGGTCGGTGGACGGATTTCGGTCTGAACCGGAGGCAACGTAACGCCGCTTTTCGAGTCGGCAACGCGCCGGTTCGAAAACCGTCGTTACTCGGCCGTTTTACTCACGGGCTGGGGCTGCGCAGGCGGAAGAATTTGGTGACGCCGGTGATGGGCACTTGCACGCTGCGCTCGGTCGGGCCGACGTTTCTCGAACGGGAAAAACTTCGCGCTACTCCCAATCTCAATGCGGAACACAATTCTTGCCGCGGCTCGAATTACGGCTGACCCGGGGCCAGCACAACCCGGAAACCGTTGTAGTTGTCCCCGCTGCCCGGGGCATCGGCGCCCCGGTACGCGGAGCGGCAGAACCTGGCGCGGTTGTACCAGGCGCCGCCGCGAACCACGCGGTTCACGCCCGCAGCAGGCCCTTGCGGGTCAGCGGCAGTCCCGGCGGGATACGCGCCACGCCAGTCCTGACACCACTCCCAAACGTTCCCAATCATGTCGTACAATCCCCAGCCGTTCGCTGCATAGCTCCCAACCGGCGTCGTTTGTTGGAGGTAAATGCCGCCGGGGATGTCAATAGTGCCCACAGACGCTTCGTATTCGTATTGGCCATCCAAGTTCGCCTGGCCCGAGTACAAACCACTCCCCAGGTAAAACGCCGTCGTCGTCCCCGCTCGGGCAGCATACTCCCACTCCGATTCCGTCGGCAATCGGTACGCATAGTTCGTGGGAATCAGACCCCCAGCCCGCTCTTGCTGCGTCCGCAGCGTGCAATAGTTAGTCGCATCAAGCCAACTCACTGTCTCCACCGGACGAGTCAAATCATCGGAATATCCGTTGGCCGACGTGAAATAACTCGGATTCGTCGCCATGAGTGAAAGATAATCTCCTTGGGTCACCAGATACTTCCCCATCCAAAACCCACGACTGATCGTCACCAGATGCTGAACCTCGTCCGAAACCCGCTCAGCCTCGTTCGTCGGGCTGCCCATTGTGAACGTGCCCGGTTGGATGAACACCAGGTTGGTGTCGGCCGGTGCAGGAACGGATACGGCGCGATAAAACCGCTGCTCCGTCGAGGAGGCTGACGGATCAGACCAAACATTGCTGCCACCCTGTGCTTGGAGCAGCGTCCGATCAGTCCAATGGCTCGTGGGGGAAAGGTTGGTGGCGTATTGAATCGAGTAAACGGTCCCCAAGGTTCCTGTGAGGCTCAGGGTTGGCTGGCCCGAGGAAAATCGCAGCCCAAGACTGGGCTGGGGTTGAGCAGTGGCTCGTGGCGCTATCGCCCAAGCGGTCAGGAACAACACGGAGATTACTTGGCCAACCAGAATGCTTCGTCTTTTCATATTCATCATGTATGCGGTCCCGGGTCTGCCGCGCTGTGACTTGAATGTCTTTATGGAACTCCCGAATCCATTTCACTTGGTGGTCACGGAGATTGTTGTCGCAATTCCAAGATTCAAAGCCGCGTCAAGGGCGCGCGCAGAGATTTTGTAATTCACTCCCGGTTTGCTGTCGGTCTTGAAACTGAAAGCATAGGGCGCGCTGGAGTCCGTGGCCGTCAATACACCATTGAGATAGAAGTCCACTTTGGTGACGCCAACATTGTCCGAGGCCGTCGCAGTGACCGTCAGCGTGGTGCGCTTCGGCACCGTTGCTCCATTGGCTGGGCTGGAGATAACAACGGCCGGCGCAGTGATGTCACCTGCTGGCGGGAGTCCTACTTCGTCGAAGGCATAAAGCAGGTGATTGTTTTCCGTGCCCGCCAGTTTCACGACGTTCTTGGTCGTGAATGCGTATAGCGCGTCTCGCACTCCGCGCGCGTCTGCCGACGGAGTTCCTTCCAAGTAAAGCGCCGCTCTCCCGGAACTGAACGCGGTCGCCGCGGAGGTGCCGGATTGCACCACGTAGCTGAAATCATTGCTGTGCGAGGCAGCAGGAATGTTGATTCCTGGCGCAAACCAATCGATGCACGAGCCGTAGGTGGAATACTCCCTCGTGTCGCTGGCATTGCTGCCTGCTGTCGCCATGACCCCATCGACCGTCGTAAAAAGCCAGAGACACGAATCATCGTCGCCGTTGCCGGCGGCGACGGCAGTAGCGACTCCTGAGTTGACCATCGCTTGGACGGCCGTCAGAACCGAGGTGGCGGCCACGGTCAACGACATATTCGCAACAGCGGGCGAGACGTGATGCGCTGTCACCCAATCCACGCCAGCGAGAATCGAACTGGCCGTCCCGGTCCCGCTGCAATCGAACACGCGAACTGACACGAGATTCACCTGCTTCGCGACTCCGTAATTCAGCCCACCGATGATCCCCGCGACCCACGTTCCGTGTCCGATGCAATCCGATCCGTCCCCGCCAAACGCATCGAAGCCGAAGCTTGCGCGCTCGGAAACCTCCTGATGAGAATAGCGTATTCCTGTGTCAATGACATAGACGGTGACTCCCGCTCCGAGCCGATCATAAGAATAAAGGCCATCCAACGGCAGGTTTCGCTGGTTGATTCGGTCCAATCCCCAAGCGGTTGTCGTTTGCTGAACGGTTGCCTCGGCGGTGGGCAAAGCCTGCACGATCTCATCGGGCTCCACCACTGAGACTCGCGGGTCGCGTTGCAGCCTTTCGACCTGCGCGTCTGACAAGTTGCCTGCAAAGCCTCTGAGCGCGTGCTGGAAAAGACGCTTGGGCTTGATCCCGAGTTCGGCGGCGACGGTTCCAGCATCGACGTTCGGCTTCAGCGTCACGATGAATTGGCCGGGGATGATTCTCGGCGCGTCGGGTTCAGCGTCGGCAATAAAGGCGGCGGCAACGAGCGCAGTCGCGAGGAGGGTGATGAAGGCGTATCTTGGTGTCATAAAACGAAATGGTTTTGGTTTTCTTGTTCGATCTTAAGTTCAAAAGTGCGTTATTCGGGCACGGAGATGTAATCGCACGCGGCGCGAAAATCTTTCACGGAAAATGGGGGGACGTAACGCCGACTTTCCAGGCGGCGGGAACAGGCCGGTTGGAAAATCGGCGGTACGATTCAGCCAGCGCGTTTCTTACGGCTGGGCGGTGCGGTAGAAGGCGGCGCCGGGCAGCGGAGCGGTTTCGTGATATTCGATGAGGCCGGAGGCAGGCGTGGTGTTCGTGGCAATGGCAGACCAGGGGCCGGTCACGCTGGGAGCGCGCTGCAAACGGTAGGTGATATCCGGTGCGCCGGTGAACCGGAGAAAGTAACCGCTGCTGCCATCGGGCACGAGTGCGAGCCGGGGGCCGATGCCCACGCCGGTCAAGACGTAGGCCGCACCTGCGTATGAGGCGCTATTGTTACTCTGGTCGCCGTTCACGCCGGTGGCGTTGCTGTCTTCCCAAATCGCTCCGACCACCACCGTGCCGCCCGACACTGCCACCGAATTGCCGAACCGGTCACCGGCCCACCCATCCGTTGCCCCGCCGGTGTTGGAGGCTTTGAGATACGCTTGCTCACTCCATGTCGTCCCGCTACGCACGAAGACGTAGGCCGCTCCGGAGTTTGTGGCGCTGTTGTCGCCCTGGTTTCCGTTCACACCGGTGGCGTTGCTGTCCTCGTGATACGCTCCGACCACCACCGTGTCGCCCGATATTGCCACCTGGTCGCCGAACAAGTCATCCGCCCCGGTGTTAGCAGCTTTGAGGTAGGCCTGCTGGGTCCAGGTTGTCCCGTTGCGCACGAAGACGTAAGCTGCGCCGGAGCTTGCGGCGCTGTTGTTGCTCTGGTTACCGTTCACACCGGTGGCGTTGCTGGACTCGACCGGAGCCCCGACCACCACCGTGTCGCCTGACAGTGCCACCGACTGGCCGAAATAGTCACCCGCGTCGGTGTTGGAGGCTTTGAGATAGGCCTGCTGGGTCCAAGTTGTCCCGTTGCGCACGAAAACGTAAGCTGCGCCGGAGCTAGCGGCGCTGTTGTCGCTCTGGTTTCCGTTCACCCCGGTGGCGGCGCTAGCCTCGCCAGCCGCGCTGACCACCACCGTGTCGCCGGACACCGCTACCGAACCGCCGAAATGATCACCCCCGTCCGTGTTGGAGGCTTTGAGATAAGCTTGCTGGGTCCAGTTTGTTCCACTGCGCACGAAAACGTAAGCTGCGCCGGCGCCTGAGGCGCTGTTGTCGCTCTGGTTGCCGTTCACCCCGGTCGCATTGCTCTTCTCCCAACTCGCCCCGACCACCACCGTGTCGCCCGACATCGCTACTGAGTTGCCAAACCCATCGTACTGCCCCGTGTTGGAGGCCTTGAGATAAGCCTGTTGGCTCCAATTGGTCCCGCTGCGTACGAAGACGTAGGCCGCGCCGGAGTACGGGGCGCTGTTGTCGCTCTGGTTGCCGTTCACCCCGGTGGCGTTGCTGTCCTCTTGATACGCTCCAACCACCACTGTGTCACCCGACACCGCCACTGAGTTGCCAAACCCGTCATCTGCGTCGGTGTTGGAGGCTTTGAGGTAGGCCTGCTGAGTCCAAGTTGTCCCATTGCGCACGAAGACGTAAGCCGCGCCGGACTTTGGGGCGCTGTTGTCGCTACCATCGCCGTCCACTCCGGTGGCGCTGCTGTCCTCATAAACCGCTCCGATCACCACCGTGTCGCCCGACACCGCCACCGAACTGCCGAATTCGTCACCGTATCCGTATTGGGCATCGTATCCCGTGTTGGAGGCTTTGAGATAGGCTTGCTGGGCGATGGGGTCAATGGTCAGCGGGTAGCGCGCGCCGCGTTCGTCAATCACGAGGCGGAGCGCCGATTCGTCGGAGCGCGACTGTATCCAACGGACCAGTCGCAGCGGGTCGGCATCGTCGAGCGTGTAGCGGCTGGTGCTGCGCACACAGCCGCGCTCCTCTTCCACCGGTTCAAACCGCGCCGGAAGTTTCCGCCCGTCGGCGTCGAGCACGGTCAAGTCCGAGTAGGTCAGGGCCGCCGCGCCTTGAGCATCCACGAAGCGCACGCTGCGTCCATCCGCCTGCACTTTCGGGCGCAGTCCGCCACGCACCGACAGGAGAAAGTTGAGAGTTGAGGGTTGAGGGTTGAGCGAAGGCGCACTTCGGAGGGACGAGCTCTGCGAGTCCCCATCTTCCGAGGTTCGGGCCTCGCGTAACTCGGCCCTCCGATCGGTGGGCCGCTCGCGGACGGTGAAGCCGTGTTCCAAGCCGTACCGGTCGTTCACGAACCATTCCTGCAACGTCGCATCCCAATCGTACGTCACGCGCTGGCCGACGGAGTTCACGCGGGGTTTGCCGCTGACGGTGCGCTCGCTGCCGGCGAAACCGTAGCTCTGGAGTTCCAATCCCCATTGCCAGGCGGCGTCATTGGGCTTCGTAGTGAAGCCGCGGCCATCGAAGCGCGTCTGCCATTGCTGGCCGGGATTGCGCGCCTGATATCCGCCGTCCACGGGGACGGCGGCGTGGCGATGCTGCTCAAATTGCTGGCGGATGCTGAACCACTCCGGCGCGCTGAGGCCCTCGGGCACGGTGTCGGGGGAAGCGAGAGTTTGCGGGCGGCCCGATTGGGAGGGGGCGGCCCGGACTGTTGGCGAGAGGAGCGTCGCGAGCATCAGCGCAGCGGCGGTCTGTCGGAAGAGATTCGACACCTGCTTGCTCCTGGAGTCTTTGATTTGCCCGAGGTTATTCATCGTGGTTGGCATAGTTGTCGCGCCAGCGGCAGCCCAAGCGCCTTCACGGCAGGGCCGGCCGCCGCCCGACTGCTTTCGTCATTTCGTTGTGACGCTGGCTTGGTTTGAGTAAGCCGAACTGCCCGCAACGTTGAAGGCCCGGACGCGATAGCTGTAGCTGGTCCGCCGCGCTGCGGAGGCATCCGTGAACGTCTTCGTGTTGGCCGCCACGGTGGTGAGCAGTTGCCACGTGGTGCTGGTCTTGCGCTCGATCTGGAAACTGTCTTCATTGTTGGAGTTGTCTTTCCAGGCAAGACGGACTCCGTATCCAGCGCTCAAAGCCGTGGCCGTGAGGCTGGACGGCGCGTT
The Verrucomicrobiota bacterium DNA segment above includes these coding regions:
- a CDS encoding FG-GAP repeat protein; its protein translation is MLATLLSPTVRAAPSQSGRPQTLASPDTVPEGLSAPEWFSIRQQFEQHRHAAVPVDGGYQARNPGQQWQTRFDGRGFTTKPNDAAWQWGLELQSYGFAGSERTVSGKPRVNSVGQRVTYDWDATLQEWFVNDRYGLEHGFTVRERPTDRRAELREARTSEDGDSQSSSLRSAPSLNPQPSTLNFLLSVRGGLRPKVQADGRSVRFVDAQGAAALTYSDLTVLDADGRKLPARFEPVEEERGCVRSTSRYTLDDADPLRLVRWIQSRSDESALRLVIDERGARYPLTIDPIAQQAYLKASNTGYDAQYGYGDEFGSSVAVSGDTVVIGAVYEDSSATGVDGDGSDNSAPKSGAAYVFVRNGTTWTQQAYLKASNTDADDGFGNSVAVSGDTVVVGAYQEDSNATGVNGNQSDNSAPYSGAAYVFVRSGTNWSQQAYLKASNTGQYDGFGNSVAMSGDTVVVGASWEKSNATGVNGNQSDNSASGAGAAYVFVRSGTNWTQQAYLKASNTDGGDHFGGSVAVSGDTVVVSAAGEASAATGVNGNQSDNSAASSGAAYVFVRNGTTWTQQAYLKASNTDAGDYFGQSVALSGDTVVVGAPVESSNATGVNGNQSNNSAASSGAAYVFVRNGTTWTQQAYLKAANTGADDLFGDQVAISGDTVVVGAYHEDSNATGVNGNQGDNSATNSGAAYVFVRSGTTWSEQAYLKASNTGGATDGWAGDRFGNSVAVSGGTVVVGAIWEDSNATGVNGDQSNNSASYAGAAYVLTGVGIGPRLALVPDGSSGYFLRFTGAPDITYRLQRAPSVTGPWSAIATNTTPASGLIEYHETAPLPGAAFYRTAQP
- a CDS encoding formylglycine-generating enzyme family protein, with the protein product MKRRSILVGQVISVLFLTAWAIAPRATAQPQPSLGLRFSSGQPTLSLTGTLGTVYSIQYATNLSPTSHWTDRTLLQAQGGSNVWSDPSASSTEQRFYRAVSVPAPADTNLVFIQPGTFTMGSPTNEAERVSDEVQHLVTISRGFWMGKYLVTQGDYLSLMATNPSYFTSANGYSDDLTRPVETVSWLDATNYCTLRTQQERAGGLIPTNYAYRLPTESEWEYAARAGTTTAFYLGSGLYSGQANLDGQYEYEASVGTIDIPGGIYLQQTTPVGSYAANGWGLYDMIGNVWEWCQDWRGAYPAGTAADPQGPAAGVNRVVRGGAWYNRARFCRSAYRGADAPGSGDNYNGFRVVLAPGQP
- a CDS encoding S8 family serine peptidase, translated to MTPRYAFITLLATALVAAAFIADAEPDAPRIIPGQFIVTLKPNVDAGTVAAELGIKPKRLFQHALRGFAGNLSDAQVERLQRDPRVSVVEPDEIVQALPTAEATVQQTTTAWGLDRINQRNLPLDGLYSYDRLGAGVTVYVIDTGIRYSHQEVSERASFGFDAFGGDGSDCIGHGTWVAGIIGGLNYGVAKQVNLVSVRVFDCSGTGTASSILAGVDWVTAHHVSPAVANMSLTVAATSVLTAVQAMVNSGVATAVAAGNGDDDSCLWLFTTVDGVMATAGSNASDTREYSTYGSCIDWFAPGINIPAASHSNDFSYVVQSGTSAATAFSSGRAALYLEGTPSADARGVRDALYAFTTKNVVKLAGTENNHLLYAFDEVGLPPAGDITAPAVVISSPANGATVPKRTTLTVTATASDNVGVTKVDFYLNGVLTATDSSAPYAFSFKTDSKPGVNYKISARALDAALNLGIATTISVTTK